A stretch of the Capsicum annuum cultivar UCD-10X-F1 chromosome 8, UCD10Xv1.1, whole genome shotgun sequence genome encodes the following:
- the LOC107839561 gene encoding uncharacterized protein LOC107839561 isoform X1, giving the protein MMATEDKTLFCFCHWGRKSKVLPDGSTLYAGGITRQIIVKTGIKYNDFVNAVFDQLCLDPSDKILHFTVKFDRLQLIQLSDQEDVNSLLQFNDGSAHVYASSLEKEPYSILPLVGAEKVELTVDSDLEADTVADSVLPEVYDYHDAEFSDFDKHRAQDCFARDQIWACFDTVDGMPRFYMHIRKVVDSPEFKVLFSWLEAHPEDQKQKAWVRAELPVGCGKFRCGSKQFTFDQLIFSHQVQCEVDKTGVYIIYPRKGETWAVFKDWDISWSSDPDNHRKYKYEIVEILSDYVVDVGVQVCYLEKVTRFVSLFQRTRPQTEVNTFFIKPNKLYKFSHRIPSFKMTGTERESVPAGSFELHPICLPYNSNDIWYPGKVKEDCRTANSEPVENVLPVAVSLKSGDLNVIPNAIDGDSVKVQVSAKEMNISEKKRTQMSSCYANDGDFVHSCVKKIRQSIPDVPINLSCEADTELHSHTKSFDLSDTFEEFFCDFKMDRCMEKFEVNQVWAVYARNSTLPKTYALVKKIVSVPFKLHVVLLEVCAGPDNAAQSVCGTFKVENEKYLVFCPSSFSHVVKAVSVSETRFEIYPRGGEIWAMYKCLKKSGFDTDKFEYEIVEVIENSKDNRIQVSSMVRVNGFKSVFIRSQTSNSVILEDEFWRFSHQIPAFLLTGEKAGVLRGCWELDPASVPCTL; this is encoded by the coding sequence ATGATGGCAACTGAAGATAAAACACTGTTTTGTTTCTGTCATTGGGGTAGGAAAAGTAAGGTGCTTCCAGATGGATCAACTTTGTATGCGGGAGGTATTACCCGTCAGATTATTGTGAAAACTGGcataaagtataatgattttgtgaatgcagtttttgaCCAATTATGCCTTGATCCTTCGGATAAGATCTTGCATTTTACTGTGAAGTTTGATAGGTTGCAATTGATACAGCTGAGCGACCAAGAAGATGTCAATTCTCTATTACAGTTTAATGATGGTTCTGCACATGTCTATGCATCCAGTTTGGAGAAGGAGCCTTATTCTATACTGCCGTTGGTTGGTGCGGAAAAAGTTGAACTTACTGTTGATTCAGATTTGGAAGCAGACACAGTAGCTGATAGTGTTCTTCCAGAGGTATATGATTATCATGATGCGGAATTTAGTGATTTTGACAAGCACAGAGCACAAGATTGCTTTGCAAGGGATCAGATCTGGGCTTGTTTTGATACAGTTGATGGAATGCCAAGATTCTATATGCACATTAGGAAGGTGGTAGACAGTCCTGAATTTAAAGTGTTGTTCAGTTGGCTTGAGGCTCATCCGGAAGATCAGAAGCAAAAGGCTTGGGTGAGGGCAGAGTTGCCTGTTGGCTGTGGGAAATTTAGATGTGGGAGTAAACAATTCACATTTGATCAACTTATATTTTCTCATCAAGTGCAGTGCGAAGTGGACAAAACAGGTGTGTACATTATATATCCTAGGAAAGGGGAAACATGGGCTGTTTTCAAAGATTGGGATATTAGTTGGAGTTCTGATCCAGATAATCATAGGAAATACAAGTATGAAATTGTGGAGATCCTTTCTGATTATGTTGTGGATGTTGGTGTCCAAGTTTGTTATTTAGAAAAAGTGACCAGATTTGTTAGCCTTTTCCAGCGAACAAGGCCGCAGACTGAAGTTAATACATTCTTTATAAAGCCAAATAAACTTTATAAGTTCTCTCATCGAATTCCGTCTTTCAAAATGACTGGAACTGAACGAGAGAGTGTACCGGCAGGATCATTCGAACTTCACCCTATTTGTCTTCCGTACAATTCCAATGATATTTGGTACCCTGGGAAAGTTAAGGAAGACTGCAGGACCGCAAATTCTGAACCTGTAGAAAATGTTCTGCCTGTAGCGGTATCTCTGAAGTCAGGGGACTTGAATGTCATCCCGAATGCTATTGATGGAGATTCTGTTAAGGTTCAGGTATCTGCTAAGGAAATGAACATCTCTGAAAAAAAGCGAACTCAGATGAGCTCTTGTTATGCAAATGATGGTGATTTTGTACATAGTTGTGTTAAAAAAATCCGTCAATCAATTCCCGACGTACCAATTAATTTGTCATGTGAAGCTGATACAGAGTTGCATTCACACACAAAGAGCTTTGATCTCAGCGACACCTTTGAAGAATTCTTTTGTGATTTTAAGATGGACAGATGTATGGAAAAGTTTGAAGTAAATCAGGTATGGGCTGTTTATGCTAGAAATAGTACATTGCCAAAGACATACGCGCTGGTTAAGAAGATAGTTTCTGTGCCATTCAAATTGCATGTAGTCCTTCTTGAAGTATGTGCAGGGCCTGATAATGCTGCTCAGTCGGTTTGTGGAACGTTCAAAGTCGAGAATGAAAAGTATCTAGTCTTTTGTCCTAGCTCATTCTCCCATGTGGTGAAAGCAGTATCTGTTAGTGAAACCAGATTTGAGATTTATCCAAGAGGAGGAGAGATTTGGGCAATGTACAAGTGCTTGAAAAAATCAGGTTTCGATACAGACAAGTTTGAGTATGAGATAGTAGAGGTCATTGAGAATTCAAAAGATAACCGGATACAAGTTTCATCCATGGTTCGTGTGAATGGTTTTAAGTCGGTCTTTATTAGGTCTCAAACATCAAATTCTGttattttagaagatgaatttTGGAGGTTCTCTCACCAGATCCCGGCATTTCTGCTGACTGGGGAAAAAGCAGGGGTTTTGAGAGGATGTTGGGAGCTTGATCCTGCTTCAGTACCGTGTACTCTGTAA
- the LOC107839561 gene encoding uncharacterized protein LOC107839561 isoform X2 → MDQLCMREFDRLQLIQLSDQEDVNSLLQFNDGSAHVYASSLEKEPYSILPLVGAEKVELTVDSDLEADTVADSVLPEVYDYHDAEFSDFDKHRAQDCFARDQIWACFDTVDGMPRFYMHIRKVVDSPEFKVLFSWLEAHPEDQKQKAWVRAELPVGCGKFRCGSKQFTFDQLIFSHQVQCEVDKTGVYIIYPRKGETWAVFKDWDISWSSDPDNHRKYKYEIVEILSDYVVDVGVQVCYLEKVTRFVSLFQRTRPQTEVNTFFIKPNKLYKFSHRIPSFKMTGTERESVPAGSFELHPICLPYNSNDIWYPGKVKEDCRTANSEPVENVLPVAVSLKSGDLNVIPNAIDGDSVKVQVSAKEMNISEKKRTQMSSCYANDGDFVHSCVKKIRQSIPDVPINLSCEADTELHSHTKSFDLSDTFEEFFCDFKMDRCMEKFEVNQVWAVYARNSTLPKTYALVKKIVSVPFKLHVVLLEVCAGPDNAAQSVCGTFKVENEKYLVFCPSSFSHVVKAVSVSETRFEIYPRGGEIWAMYKCLKKSGFDTDKFEYEIVEVIENSKDNRIQVSSMVRVNGFKSVFIRSQTSNSVILEDEFWRFSHQIPAFLLTGEKAGVLRGCWELDPASVPCTL, encoded by the exons ATGGATCAACTTTGTATGCGGGAG TTTGATAGGTTGCAATTGATACAGCTGAGCGACCAAGAAGATGTCAATTCTCTATTACAGTTTAATGATGGTTCTGCACATGTCTATGCATCCAGTTTGGAGAAGGAGCCTTATTCTATACTGCCGTTGGTTGGTGCGGAAAAAGTTGAACTTACTGTTGATTCAGATTTGGAAGCAGACACAGTAGCTGATAGTGTTCTTCCAGAGGTATATGATTATCATGATGCGGAATTTAGTGATTTTGACAAGCACAGAGCACAAGATTGCTTTGCAAGGGATCAGATCTGGGCTTGTTTTGATACAGTTGATGGAATGCCAAGATTCTATATGCACATTAGGAAGGTGGTAGACAGTCCTGAATTTAAAGTGTTGTTCAGTTGGCTTGAGGCTCATCCGGAAGATCAGAAGCAAAAGGCTTGGGTGAGGGCAGAGTTGCCTGTTGGCTGTGGGAAATTTAGATGTGGGAGTAAACAATTCACATTTGATCAACTTATATTTTCTCATCAAGTGCAGTGCGAAGTGGACAAAACAGGTGTGTACATTATATATCCTAGGAAAGGGGAAACATGGGCTGTTTTCAAAGATTGGGATATTAGTTGGAGTTCTGATCCAGATAATCATAGGAAATACAAGTATGAAATTGTGGAGATCCTTTCTGATTATGTTGTGGATGTTGGTGTCCAAGTTTGTTATTTAGAAAAAGTGACCAGATTTGTTAGCCTTTTCCAGCGAACAAGGCCGCAGACTGAAGTTAATACATTCTTTATAAAGCCAAATAAACTTTATAAGTTCTCTCATCGAATTCCGTCTTTCAAAATGACTGGAACTGAACGAGAGAGTGTACCGGCAGGATCATTCGAACTTCACCCTATTTGTCTTCCGTACAATTCCAATGATATTTGGTACCCTGGGAAAGTTAAGGAAGACTGCAGGACCGCAAATTCTGAACCTGTAGAAAATGTTCTGCCTGTAGCGGTATCTCTGAAGTCAGGGGACTTGAATGTCATCCCGAATGCTATTGATGGAGATTCTGTTAAGGTTCAGGTATCTGCTAAGGAAATGAACATCTCTGAAAAAAAGCGAACTCAGATGAGCTCTTGTTATGCAAATGATGGTGATTTTGTACATAGTTGTGTTAAAAAAATCCGTCAATCAATTCCCGACGTACCAATTAATTTGTCATGTGAAGCTGATACAGAGTTGCATTCACACACAAAGAGCTTTGATCTCAGCGACACCTTTGAAGAATTCTTTTGTGATTTTAAGATGGACAGATGTATGGAAAAGTTTGAAGTAAATCAGGTATGGGCTGTTTATGCTAGAAATAGTACATTGCCAAAGACATACGCGCTGGTTAAGAAGATAGTTTCTGTGCCATTCAAATTGCATGTAGTCCTTCTTGAAGTATGTGCAGGGCCTGATAATGCTGCTCAGTCGGTTTGTGGAACGTTCAAAGTCGAGAATGAAAAGTATCTAGTCTTTTGTCCTAGCTCATTCTCCCATGTGGTGAAAGCAGTATCTGTTAGTGAAACCAGATTTGAGATTTATCCAAGAGGAGGAGAGATTTGGGCAATGTACAAGTGCTTGAAAAAATCAGGTTTCGATACAGACAAGTTTGAGTATGAGATAGTAGAGGTCATTGAGAATTCAAAAGATAACCGGATACAAGTTTCATCCATGGTTCGTGTGAATGGTTTTAAGTCGGTCTTTATTAGGTCTCAAACATCAAATTCTGttattttagaagatgaatttTGGAGGTTCTCTCACCAGATCCCGGCATTTCTGCTGACTGGGGAAAAAGCAGGGGTTTTGAGAGGATGTTGGGAGCTTGATCCTGCTTCAGTACCGTGTACTCTGTAA
- the LOC107839562 gene encoding protein HYPER-SENSITIVITY-RELATED 4: MSSSSAESKMALAKTVLSTVGSVAATAMLVRTIAHDYIPRELHDYLFYGLKNMFTMFSNQLTMVIDEFDGLVNNEIYEAAEIYLGNKLSPNIHRLKISKPEKEKNFNITMERNEEVTDVYNGQTFKWIWLCRQTESKHLYNPRDMNSTLKSEIRSFELTFHKKNKDLVLNSYLPYIMKEAKLQKHENKTIKIHTVDCERMHSLHEMWTAVNLDHPATFETIAMESDQKDMILKDLERFVTRKDHYRKVGKAWKRGYLLYGPPGTGKSSLIAAMANYLNFDIYDLELSAVWGNSGLRKLLVATANKSILVVEDIDCTIDLQDNLAHRGAVRSINGFRQEQGMVTLSGLLNFIDGLWSSCGDERIIIFTTNHIEKIDPALLRPGRMDVHIHMAYCTPCGFKLLASNYLGIKDHKLFKEIEELIDIAYVTPAEVAEQLLKEDEVEYSLKGLINFLHKKIKEKEEEKTKKVEITQVESVDEEEENEENGIKENGLPNGA, encoded by the exons ATGTCCTCTTCATCAGCAGAATCGAAAATGGCCCTAGCCAAGACTGTTTTATCGACAGTAGGCTCCGTTGCTGCAACAGCCATGTTGGTTCGTACGATAGCCCACGACTATATCCCTCGGGAACTCCATGACTATCTCTTCTATGGACTCAAAAACATGTTCACCATGTTCTCGAATCAGCTAACAATGGTGATTGACGAATTTGATGGCCTGGTCAACAATGAAATTTATGAAGCTGCTGAGATTTATTTGGGCAACAAATTGTCCCCTAACATCCATCGACTTAAAATCAGTAAGCCTGAGAAGGAGAAGAATTTCAACATCACCATGGAACGTAATGAGGAG GTAACCGATGTTTATAATGGACAGACATTCAAGTGGATTTGGCTATGCAGACAAACAGAGTCTAAACACTTATATAATCCCAGGGATATGAATTCCactctaaaatctgaaatcaggTCCTTTGAGCTCACATTTCACAAGAAAAACAAGGACCTTGTCCTTAATTCTTACTTGCCATACATCATGAAAGAAGCAAAATTGCAAAAACATGAAAACAAGACGATCAAGATTCACACGGTGGATTGCGAGAGAATGCACAGTTTACATGAAATGTGGACGGCCGTGAATCTTGATCATCCTGCCACTTTTGAGACAATCGCGATGGAATCAGACCAGAAAGACATGATCTTGAAGGATTTGGAAAGATTTGTGACGAGGAAAGACCATTATAGGAAAGTGGGAAAGGCATGGAAAAGAGGGTATTTGTTGTATGGCCCTCCAGGAACTGGAAAATCGAGCTTGATTGCTGCGATGGCAAATTATTTGAACTTCGACAtatatgatttggagttgtcTGCGGTGTGGGGGAACTCAGGATTACGGAAGTTGTTGGTTGCCACAGCCAATAAGTCCATTTTGGTTGTTGAGGACATTGATtgtaccattgacttgcaagatAATTTGGCTCATCGAGGTGCTGTTCGTTCAATTAATGGTTTTCGTCAGGAACAAGGCATG GTGACCTTATCAGGTTTGCTCAATTTTATAGATGGATTATGGTCGAGCTGTGGAGACGAAAGAATCATAATTTTCACAACAAATCACATTGAGAAAATCGACCCTGCATTATTGCGTCCTGGCCGAATGGACGTGCACATTCACATGGCATATTGCACACCTTGTGGCTTCAAACTTCTTGCTTCAAATTATTTGGGAATCAAAGATCATAAATTGTTCAAAGAAATTGAGGAATTGATTGACATAGCCTATGTGACGCCAGCAGAAGTGGCGGAGCAACTGTTGAAGGAAGATGAAGTTGAGTATTCTCTTAAGGGGTTGATTAATTTTCTTcacaaaaagataaaagagaaagaagaggagaAGACTAAGAAAGTGGAAATAACACAAGTGGAGTCTGTTGATGAGGAGGAGGAAAATGAGGAAAATGGGATTAAAGAAAATGGATTACCAAATGGAGCATAA